The following are from one region of the Cyclopterus lumpus isolate fCycLum1 chromosome 21, fCycLum1.pri, whole genome shotgun sequence genome:
- the LOC117750332 gene encoding zinc finger protein 292-like isoform X1, translating into MADSESDLETDGLELALDTLCDRHCSHASSLKSKGYCSEFCELVEEYTGQWQVPLPQLKVLRTALCSFTKATAAFPDDCQHIHYVLSSMALSFFELMLFFSKEEFVEEPLKDILDSFQECHSQLLRHRNIYLQHVKLIIKAGGPWENLVLQGILKEGDLPLKEVEDYLSSELPVFFELRIRYLQACERMQEAMALAKSCLENREAGKHLYFHQAYLTCLYKASLHEHLHKEMAEIDGRDAVEIICNTESVEKDELLLSLCKAFLTQQLHNGDMYYIWDLVFIWSRLHLRAHPSRHGFRAECLQLASSATNVRAIFPFIKLVTTELGVEGVQVCVELCARALQLGEVQADSVTRSLVCKTIAFLLPHDLEICRACALLVFCQERTLEAYRTVCLLYMHPDQEPHPQNSPVRTNVRFHILQMLKERLCFDPEFWNLLTLRTHCLELMSDKVMKAAVLSDLKEEEEKESSEELLINMCVNDSCSHGFNSCQCTVDGETEKWVAPPNNALRKRTKWRKRLRRRTRSKSDDEADRGDDPEFKYNLKSTSYDNKPVYSLRRIHANIENSAIVKAPLNRKREYLSRCVKSHILKRKGRNKGCLQGLPRLEQVQTVQEKKAKVHEKKVKGKGEKRGRKPSQKLELSFPDNQISLTEEESGFEEITDTEDRELDMPHLENEFEQKSEQKENQFEQMDNLERENELEKHPDLISSSNLNEQTQRESPAQFCEGLPDEPQAAVPSVDADPELDGPLLTLLDCPIELHSYSLKSKKPDQDKLQPPESSAQDELNGDTRQEPQPTVEPDMPNTEMKAKRTWKDKILRTQQYAHLTHHCNFCHKDYKGLNVMRHALSHLKRRKLKCILCGKRFKQLPFAKKHILDHIDEMSKQKPPDKQPCTEDIPAANGIVDNVKNTSQPPNENPTSISVEKPSEQKTVGKTKMSSLKREDRIIRNLRTLIKKTSVLHKKCKNPDAKIFKQVEFKDEQVIIKDDTVTVRDPSVVEKEKPAGENGYGVDTYHLCPSESCDRVFMRISTTLTKHAIKCHINEEKVLEKTFVWTKHKCTLCLRQIQFLQHYKDHMKLHDTSLQHFCYHLECNQRFSTLQDLKDHINTHQPFRPQCSVTDCEKLFSSFQGLYDHEWRHYIPAPQREELDLGPGRQKMQSQEAPWKQRVKVEDTWLQSKKGPRESPVLYHAEASNLEGFREMNKTEVQPGRGIVPDSNQDPSKPPNCSENTVGHEPTNDCKAAVNGHQKETGHKLLEGKTPSKSSQKRTPIERDALNVRELVDLSTLTEHKTFKPEDPAYATFVKAPFIRPPPSTYLDESRLSMRKRRSNEEDAPRKNIYSSNKKNKELLPDKQRQVDNVTSGQKIRHRCDKCLSSFSSIEELQKHQALNTCSSLFGFDSDDES; encoded by the exons TTGGTTGAGGAGTACACAGGGCAATGGCAAGTTCCTCTCCCTCAGCTGAAGGTGCTGCGGACTGCACTCTGCAGTTTCACCAAAGCCACTGCTGCCTTCCCTGATGACTGTCAGCACATCCATTATGTTCTCAGCAGTATGGCCTT GAGTTTCTTTGAACTGATGCTGTTTTTCAGCAAAGAAGAATTTGTGGAAGAGCCTTTAAAAGACATTCTTGATTCCTTTCAG GAGTGCCACTCTCAGCTCCTGAGGCACCGGAACATCTACCTTCAACATGTGAAGCTGATTATCAAAGCAGGAGGCCCATGGGAGAATCTAGTGCTGCAAGGAATCCTGAAAGAGGGGGACTTGCCATTAAAAGAAG TTGAGGACTACTTAAGCTCAGAGTTGCCAGTATTCTTTGAGCTGCGGATTCGCTATCTGCAAGCCTGTGAACGAATGCAAGAGGCAATGGCCCTGGCTAAAAGCTGCCTGGAGAATCGCGAGGCTGGAAAGCATCTGTACTTCCATCAGGCCTACCTGACCTGCCTCTACAAGGCCTCACTGCATGAACACCTTCACAAGGAG ATGGCAGAGATAGATGGCCGTGATGCAGTGGAGATCATCTGCAACACAGAGAGCGTTGAAAAAGATGAGCTTTTGTTGTCGCTGTGTAAAGCTTTCCTTACCCAGCAGCTACACAATGGAGACATGTACTACATCTG GGACCTGGTGTTCATCTGGAGCAGGTTGCATCTCAGGGCCCATCCCTCCAGACATGGTTTCCGGGCCGAGTGCTTGCAGTTGGCTTCTTCTGCAACGAACGTCAGAGCCATCTTCCCCTTCATCAAACTGGTCACCACAGAG CTGGGGGTTGAAGGAGTCCAGGTCTGCGTGGAGCTTTGTGCCAGGGCCTTGCAGCTGGGTGAAGTGCAGGCGGACAGCGTAACCCGGTCCCTTGTCTGCAAGACCATCGCCTTCCTGCTACCTCACGACCTGGAGATCTGTCGAGCGTGTGCGCTGCTGGTCTTCTGCCAGGAACGCACCCTGGAAGCTTACCGAACTGTCTGCCTGCTTTACATGCATCCTGACCAGGAGCCGCATCCCCAAAACAGCCCTGTCCGGACCAACGTTCGCTTCCATATTTTGCAG ATGCTCAAGGAGCGCCTGTGTTTTGACCCCGAGTTTTGGAACCTCTTGACCCTCAGGACCCACTGCTTGGAGTTGATGAGTGACAAGGTTATGAAGGCTGCTGTTCTCAGTGATcttaaggaggaggaagagaaggaatcCAGTGAAGAGCTgttaataaatatgtgtgtaaatgacTCATGCTCTCACGGTTTCAATTCCTGCCAGTGCACTGTGGATGGAGAGACCGAAAAGTGGGTTGCCCCACCAAATAATGCTCTTCGGAAGAGGACGAAATGGCGGAAACGCCTTCGAAGGAGAACCCGATCTAAATCTGACGATGAGGCTGACCGTGGGGATGATCCAGAGTTCAAATACAATCTCAAATCCACCTCTTATGACAATAAGCCGGTGTATTCACTAAGACGCATTCACGCTAACATTGAAAATTCTGCTATTGTAAAAGCCCCCCTGAACCGCAAGAGAGAATACTTGTCGAGGTGTGTGAAGAGCCATATTTTGAAAAGGAAGGGTCGGAATAAAGGATGTTTGCAGGGTCTTCCGAGGCTGGAGCAGGTGCAGACCGTTCAAGAGAAGAAGGCCAAAGTTCACGAGAAGAAGGTCAAAGGGAAAGGGGAAAAACGTGGACGGAAGCCGTCACAGAAACTGGAACTCTCCTTCCCTGATAATCAGATCTCCCTCACTGAGGAAGAGTCTGGTTTTGAGGAGATAACTGACACAGAAGACAGAGAGTTGGATATGCCTCACCTGGAGAATGAATTTGAACAAAAGAGTGAACAGAAAGAGAATCAATTCGAGCAGATGGATAACCTTGAGAGGGAAAATGAACTTGAGAAACATCCCGACTTGATCTCTAGTAGCAATCTCAATGAACAAACCCAAAGGGAATCTCCAGCACAGTTTTGTGAAGGTCTTCCTGACGAGCCTCAAGCTGCTGTTCCTTCTGTTGACGCTGATCCTGAGCTTGATGGTCCACTCTTGACATTATTGGATTGTCCAATAGAGCTACACAGCTACTCTCTCAAATCCAAAAAGCCTGATCAGGATAAACTGCAACCTCCAGAATCCTCGGCACAAGATGAGTTGAATGGCGACACACGACAGGAGCCCCAACCCACAGTGGAACCAGACATGCCAAACACAGAG ATGAAAGCCAAGAGAACGTGGAAGGACAAAATACTCCGCACTCAACAATATGCCCACTTGACTCACCACTGCAACTTCTGCCACAAAGACTATAAAGGCTTGAATGTTATGAGGCATGCTCTCTCGCACCTTAAGAGGAGGAAACTAAAATGTATACTCTGTGGAAAACGCTTTAAACAGCTCCCCTTTGCCAAAAAGCATATTCTGGACCACATTGATGAAATGTCCAAGCAGAAACCCCCTGATAAGCAGCCATGCACTGAGGACATTCCAGCTGCTAATGGAATAGTAGACAATGTGAAAAATACGAGTCAGCCTCCGAATGAAAATCCGACTTCCATTTCCGTTGAGAAACCCTCTGAACAGAAAACTGTAGGCAAAACCAAAATGTCAAGTCTCAAGAGGGAAGATCGAATCATCAGGAACCTGCGCACACTCATCAAAAAGACATCTGTGCTTCACAAAAAGTGCAAGAACCCCGATGCAAAAATATTCAAGCAGGTCGAATTCAAAGATGAGCAGGTAATCATTAAAGATGACACGGTGACTGTAAGAGATCCATCTGTGGTGGAAAAGGAGAAGCCAGCAGGAGAAAATGGCTACGGGGTGGACACGTATCACTTGTGCCCCTCTGAGTCCTGTGATAGAGTATTCATGAGGATTAGCACCACACTCACAAAGCACGCCATTAAATGCCATATCAACGAAgagaaggtgctggagaagACTTTTGTGTGGACCAAACACAAGTGCACCCTATGCCTCAG GCAGATACAGTTTCTCCAGCATTATAAGGACCACATGAAGCTCCACGATACTTCTCTCCAGCACTTCTGCTACCATCTGGAGTGCAACCAGCGCTTCTCGACACTGCAGGATTTAAAGGACCATATTAACACTCACCAGCCCTTCAGACCTCAATGTTCAGTCACAGACTGTGAGAAGCTGTTCTCAAGCTTTCAAGGTCTCTACGACCATGAATGGAGACACTACATCCCAGCACCTCAAAGGGAGGAACTAGATTTGGGACCCGGCAGACAGAAGATGCAAAGTCAAGAAGCGCCGTGGAAGCAGAGAGTGAAGGTTGAAGACACATGGCTTCAGAGTAAAAAAGGGCCAAGGGAAAGTCCGGTCCTTTATCACGCAGAGGCCTCTAATCTTGAGGGTTTCAGAGAAATGAATAAAACTGAAGTCCAGCCCGGCAGAGGCATTGTCCCAGACAGTAATCAAGACCCGTCTAAACCTCCTAATTGTTCAGAGAACACAGTCGGTCATGAGCCCACAAACGACTGCAAAGCCGCCGTCAATGGACATCAGAAAGAGACGGGACACAAATTGTTAGAGGGAAAGACTCCAAGTAAGAGCTCTCAAAAAAGAACGCCCATCGAGCGGGACGCCTTGAATGTCCGAGAACTTGTGGATTTGTCCACTTTAACCGAGCACAAAACCTTCAAACCTGAAGATCCCGCATATGCAACGTTTGTCAAGGCTCCCTTCATCCGGCCGCCACCCTCCACCTACCTGGATGAATCTCGGCTCTCGATGCGCAAGAGGAGGTCCAATGAGGAGGATGCGCCGAGGAAAAATATTTACTCGAGTAATAAGAAAAATAAGGAGCTTCTTCCAGACAAGCAGCGGCAGGTGGATAACGTGACCTCTGGGCAGAAGATCAGGCATCGCTGTGACAAATGTCTTTCCTCTTTCAGCAGCATAGAAGAATTACAGAAACACCAAGCCCTTAACACCTGCTCATCACTCTTTGGCTTCGATTCAGATGATGAAA GTTAG
- the LOC117750332 gene encoding uncharacterized protein LOC117750332 isoform X2 — protein MFGVIVKLRLWYSPGVDTPCMVNTTKRDIHCTSGELVEEYTGQWQVPLPQLKVLRTALCSFTKATAAFPDDCQHIHYVLSSMALSFFELMLFFSKEEFVEEPLKDILDSFQECHSQLLRHRNIYLQHVKLIIKAGGPWENLVLQGILKEGDLPLKEVEDYLSSELPVFFELRIRYLQACERMQEAMALAKSCLENREAGKHLYFHQAYLTCLYKASLHEHLHKEMAEIDGRDAVEIICNTESVEKDELLLSLCKAFLTQQLHNGDMYYIWDLVFIWSRLHLRAHPSRHGFRAECLQLASSATNVRAIFPFIKLVTTELGVEGVQVCVELCARALQLGEVQADSVTRSLVCKTIAFLLPHDLEICRACALLVFCQERTLEAYRTVCLLYMHPDQEPHPQNSPVRTNVRFHILQMLKERLCFDPEFWNLLTLRTHCLELMSDKVMKAAVLSDLKEEEEKESSEELLINMCVNDSCSHGFNSCQCTVDGETEKWVAPPNNALRKRTKWRKRLRRRTRSKSDDEADRGDDPEFKYNLKSTSYDNKPVYSLRRIHANIENSAIVKAPLNRKREYLSRCVKSHILKRKGRNKGCLQGLPRLEQVQTVQEKKAKVHEKKVKGKGEKRGRKPSQKLELSFPDNQISLTEEESGFEEITDTEDRELDMPHLENEFEQKSEQKENQFEQMDNLERENELEKHPDLISSSNLNEQTQRESPAQFCEGLPDEPQAAVPSVDADPELDGPLLTLLDCPIELHSYSLKSKKPDQDKLQPPESSAQDELNGDTRQEPQPTVEPDMPNTEMKAKRTWKDKILRTQQYAHLTHHCNFCHKDYKGLNVMRHALSHLKRRKLKCILCGKRFKQLPFAKKHILDHIDEMSKQKPPDKQPCTEDIPAANGIVDNVKNTSQPPNENPTSISVEKPSEQKTVGKTKMSSLKREDRIIRNLRTLIKKTSVLHKKCKNPDAKIFKQVEFKDEQVIIKDDTVTVRDPSVVEKEKPAGENGYGVDTYHLCPSESCDRVFMRISTTLTKHAIKCHINEEKVLEKTFVWTKHKCTLCLRQIQFLQHYKDHMKLHDTSLQHFCYHLECNQRFSTLQDLKDHINTHQPFRPQCSVTDCEKLFSSFQGLYDHEWRHYIPAPQREELDLGPGRQKMQSQEAPWKQRVKVEDTWLQSKKGPRESPVLYHAEASNLEGFREMNKTEVQPGRGIVPDSNQDPSKPPNCSENTVGHEPTNDCKAAVNGHQKETGHKLLEGKTPSKSSQKRTPIERDALNVRELVDLSTLTEHKTFKPEDPAYATFVKAPFIRPPPSTYLDESRLSMRKRRSNEEDAPRKNIYSSNKKNKELLPDKQRQVDNVTSGQKIRHRCDKCLSSFSSIEELQKHQALNTCSSLFGFDSDDES, from the exons TTGGTTGAGGAGTACACAGGGCAATGGCAAGTTCCTCTCCCTCAGCTGAAGGTGCTGCGGACTGCACTCTGCAGTTTCACCAAAGCCACTGCTGCCTTCCCTGATGACTGTCAGCACATCCATTATGTTCTCAGCAGTATGGCCTT GAGTTTCTTTGAACTGATGCTGTTTTTCAGCAAAGAAGAATTTGTGGAAGAGCCTTTAAAAGACATTCTTGATTCCTTTCAG GAGTGCCACTCTCAGCTCCTGAGGCACCGGAACATCTACCTTCAACATGTGAAGCTGATTATCAAAGCAGGAGGCCCATGGGAGAATCTAGTGCTGCAAGGAATCCTGAAAGAGGGGGACTTGCCATTAAAAGAAG TTGAGGACTACTTAAGCTCAGAGTTGCCAGTATTCTTTGAGCTGCGGATTCGCTATCTGCAAGCCTGTGAACGAATGCAAGAGGCAATGGCCCTGGCTAAAAGCTGCCTGGAGAATCGCGAGGCTGGAAAGCATCTGTACTTCCATCAGGCCTACCTGACCTGCCTCTACAAGGCCTCACTGCATGAACACCTTCACAAGGAG ATGGCAGAGATAGATGGCCGTGATGCAGTGGAGATCATCTGCAACACAGAGAGCGTTGAAAAAGATGAGCTTTTGTTGTCGCTGTGTAAAGCTTTCCTTACCCAGCAGCTACACAATGGAGACATGTACTACATCTG GGACCTGGTGTTCATCTGGAGCAGGTTGCATCTCAGGGCCCATCCCTCCAGACATGGTTTCCGGGCCGAGTGCTTGCAGTTGGCTTCTTCTGCAACGAACGTCAGAGCCATCTTCCCCTTCATCAAACTGGTCACCACAGAG CTGGGGGTTGAAGGAGTCCAGGTCTGCGTGGAGCTTTGTGCCAGGGCCTTGCAGCTGGGTGAAGTGCAGGCGGACAGCGTAACCCGGTCCCTTGTCTGCAAGACCATCGCCTTCCTGCTACCTCACGACCTGGAGATCTGTCGAGCGTGTGCGCTGCTGGTCTTCTGCCAGGAACGCACCCTGGAAGCTTACCGAACTGTCTGCCTGCTTTACATGCATCCTGACCAGGAGCCGCATCCCCAAAACAGCCCTGTCCGGACCAACGTTCGCTTCCATATTTTGCAG ATGCTCAAGGAGCGCCTGTGTTTTGACCCCGAGTTTTGGAACCTCTTGACCCTCAGGACCCACTGCTTGGAGTTGATGAGTGACAAGGTTATGAAGGCTGCTGTTCTCAGTGATcttaaggaggaggaagagaaggaatcCAGTGAAGAGCTgttaataaatatgtgtgtaaatgacTCATGCTCTCACGGTTTCAATTCCTGCCAGTGCACTGTGGATGGAGAGACCGAAAAGTGGGTTGCCCCACCAAATAATGCTCTTCGGAAGAGGACGAAATGGCGGAAACGCCTTCGAAGGAGAACCCGATCTAAATCTGACGATGAGGCTGACCGTGGGGATGATCCAGAGTTCAAATACAATCTCAAATCCACCTCTTATGACAATAAGCCGGTGTATTCACTAAGACGCATTCACGCTAACATTGAAAATTCTGCTATTGTAAAAGCCCCCCTGAACCGCAAGAGAGAATACTTGTCGAGGTGTGTGAAGAGCCATATTTTGAAAAGGAAGGGTCGGAATAAAGGATGTTTGCAGGGTCTTCCGAGGCTGGAGCAGGTGCAGACCGTTCAAGAGAAGAAGGCCAAAGTTCACGAGAAGAAGGTCAAAGGGAAAGGGGAAAAACGTGGACGGAAGCCGTCACAGAAACTGGAACTCTCCTTCCCTGATAATCAGATCTCCCTCACTGAGGAAGAGTCTGGTTTTGAGGAGATAACTGACACAGAAGACAGAGAGTTGGATATGCCTCACCTGGAGAATGAATTTGAACAAAAGAGTGAACAGAAAGAGAATCAATTCGAGCAGATGGATAACCTTGAGAGGGAAAATGAACTTGAGAAACATCCCGACTTGATCTCTAGTAGCAATCTCAATGAACAAACCCAAAGGGAATCTCCAGCACAGTTTTGTGAAGGTCTTCCTGACGAGCCTCAAGCTGCTGTTCCTTCTGTTGACGCTGATCCTGAGCTTGATGGTCCACTCTTGACATTATTGGATTGTCCAATAGAGCTACACAGCTACTCTCTCAAATCCAAAAAGCCTGATCAGGATAAACTGCAACCTCCAGAATCCTCGGCACAAGATGAGTTGAATGGCGACACACGACAGGAGCCCCAACCCACAGTGGAACCAGACATGCCAAACACAGAG ATGAAAGCCAAGAGAACGTGGAAGGACAAAATACTCCGCACTCAACAATATGCCCACTTGACTCACCACTGCAACTTCTGCCACAAAGACTATAAAGGCTTGAATGTTATGAGGCATGCTCTCTCGCACCTTAAGAGGAGGAAACTAAAATGTATACTCTGTGGAAAACGCTTTAAACAGCTCCCCTTTGCCAAAAAGCATATTCTGGACCACATTGATGAAATGTCCAAGCAGAAACCCCCTGATAAGCAGCCATGCACTGAGGACATTCCAGCTGCTAATGGAATAGTAGACAATGTGAAAAATACGAGTCAGCCTCCGAATGAAAATCCGACTTCCATTTCCGTTGAGAAACCCTCTGAACAGAAAACTGTAGGCAAAACCAAAATGTCAAGTCTCAAGAGGGAAGATCGAATCATCAGGAACCTGCGCACACTCATCAAAAAGACATCTGTGCTTCACAAAAAGTGCAAGAACCCCGATGCAAAAATATTCAAGCAGGTCGAATTCAAAGATGAGCAGGTAATCATTAAAGATGACACGGTGACTGTAAGAGATCCATCTGTGGTGGAAAAGGAGAAGCCAGCAGGAGAAAATGGCTACGGGGTGGACACGTATCACTTGTGCCCCTCTGAGTCCTGTGATAGAGTATTCATGAGGATTAGCACCACACTCACAAAGCACGCCATTAAATGCCATATCAACGAAgagaaggtgctggagaagACTTTTGTGTGGACCAAACACAAGTGCACCCTATGCCTCAG GCAGATACAGTTTCTCCAGCATTATAAGGACCACATGAAGCTCCACGATACTTCTCTCCAGCACTTCTGCTACCATCTGGAGTGCAACCAGCGCTTCTCGACACTGCAGGATTTAAAGGACCATATTAACACTCACCAGCCCTTCAGACCTCAATGTTCAGTCACAGACTGTGAGAAGCTGTTCTCAAGCTTTCAAGGTCTCTACGACCATGAATGGAGACACTACATCCCAGCACCTCAAAGGGAGGAACTAGATTTGGGACCCGGCAGACAGAAGATGCAAAGTCAAGAAGCGCCGTGGAAGCAGAGAGTGAAGGTTGAAGACACATGGCTTCAGAGTAAAAAAGGGCCAAGGGAAAGTCCGGTCCTTTATCACGCAGAGGCCTCTAATCTTGAGGGTTTCAGAGAAATGAATAAAACTGAAGTCCAGCCCGGCAGAGGCATTGTCCCAGACAGTAATCAAGACCCGTCTAAACCTCCTAATTGTTCAGAGAACACAGTCGGTCATGAGCCCACAAACGACTGCAAAGCCGCCGTCAATGGACATCAGAAAGAGACGGGACACAAATTGTTAGAGGGAAAGACTCCAAGTAAGAGCTCTCAAAAAAGAACGCCCATCGAGCGGGACGCCTTGAATGTCCGAGAACTTGTGGATTTGTCCACTTTAACCGAGCACAAAACCTTCAAACCTGAAGATCCCGCATATGCAACGTTTGTCAAGGCTCCCTTCATCCGGCCGCCACCCTCCACCTACCTGGATGAATCTCGGCTCTCGATGCGCAAGAGGAGGTCCAATGAGGAGGATGCGCCGAGGAAAAATATTTACTCGAGTAATAAGAAAAATAAGGAGCTTCTTCCAGACAAGCAGCGGCAGGTGGATAACGTGACCTCTGGGCAGAAGATCAGGCATCGCTGTGACAAATGTCTTTCCTCTTTCAGCAGCATAGAAGAATTACAGAAACACCAAGCCCTTAACACCTGCTCATCACTCTTTGGCTTCGATTCAGATGATGAAA GTTAG